The DNA segment TGCCATCCTGAAGAAGCAGGGACTGACCAAAGGCAACGTCGGCGCCCGGCTGAACGAGCTGAACGTCCGCGCTGACCAGGTGTACCCGGATACCGCGGAAGGTCGCGCGGCGCTGATCAAGAGCCTGAACGAAGGAAATGCGGCGCTTACAGCCAAGCTCGCCCAGGCCTTCATCAACCCGCCGAGCGAGCCGCTGGACATTCGCGCGGTGCCGGTGGAGATCCAGGATGGCGCCTCCAACGGCTATTACAGCCGCGCCGCGCTCGACGGGTCGCGCCCGGCGATCTACTGGATCAACCTGAAGAGCGTCGGCGATTGGCCGAAATACTCGCTGCCCAGCCTCACCTATCACGAGGGCGTACCGGGCCATCACCTGCAGATTTCGATCGCGCAAAAGTCACCGCAGCCGCTGCTGCGCAATCTCAGCTTCTTCAGCGCCTATTCGGAAGGCTGGGCGCTCTACGCGGAGAGCGTGGCGGACGAGCTGGGCGGCTATGCTGACGATCTGGAGCGTGCCGGTTTCCTGCAAAGCTATCTGTTCCGCGCCGCGCGCCTGGTGGTCGACACGGGCCTTCATACCAAGCGTTGGACGCGCGAACAGGCGACCGACTACATGGTCCAGACGGTCGGCTTCGCGCAGCCCCGATCGCAGCGCGAAGTGGAACGGTACTGCACCCAGCCGGGCCAGGCGTGCAGCTACAAGGTGGGTCATGCGGCCTGGATGCGCGCGCGCGAGCGGGCGCAGCAGATCCGCGGCGATCGCTTTGACCTGAAGCAGTTCCACGAGGTGCTTCAATATGGTGCCGTGCCGCTGACCATCCTTGAACGCCTGGTGGAGGAACAAGCGCGCGCCTGAGCGCGCAACTTCCACGTGATTTCGTGCGGGGCGGTCTGTAGATCGCGGCGATCATGCACCGTCCCGCACTCTCCATCGTCGTACCCTGCTACAATGAAGCAGCGACCCTGCCCTTGCTCCACGAGCGCGTTTCCGCCGCTGCGGTGGCGGCCGTGGGCGAGGATCATGAGATCATTCTGATCAACGACGGCTCGCGCGACGACAGCTGGGCGATCATGCAGCAACTGGCCGCCGCCGACCCGAAGTTGGCGGCGATCAACCTGTCCCGCAACCACGGACACCAGCTCGCGCTGACCGCCGGTCTGGACCTTTGTTCGGGCGAGCAGATCCTGATCATCGACGCCGATCTTCAGGATCCGCCCGAACTGGTGGCGGAGATGCGCCATACAATGGAGCGCGAGGGCGCCGATGTCGTCTATGCCGTGCGGCGCAAGCGGGCTGGCGAGACTTTGTTCAAGAAGGCAACCGCCGCGGCTTTCTATCGGGTTCTCGATCGGCTGACCGACACGCCGATCCCGCTCGACACCGGTGATTTTCGCCTGATGACCCGGCGCGCGCTGGATGCACTGCTCGCCTTGCCCGAACAGGCGCGGTTCATCCGCGGCATGGTCGCCTGGATCGGCTTTCGCCAGGTCCCGTTCCCCTATGACCGCGCGGAGCGACATGCCGGCGAGACCAATTACCCCCTGTCCCGAATGCTGCGCCTCGCCTTTGACGCCGTCACCGGGTTTTCGACCGCACCGCTTCGGTTCGCCAGCCATGCGTCCGTGGCGCTGGCCGGCGCGTCGCTTCTGCTGCTGGTCTACATCCTGTGGGGCTATTTCACCGGCAGCCCGGTGCAGGGCTGGACGTCCACCATGCTGGTGGTGACGGTGCTCAGCGCCGTTCAGATGTTCGTGCTGGGCATGATCGGGGAATATATCGGGCGACTGTACATCGAATCGAAGCGCCGCCCGCTCTATCTGGTCGCGGACATCGCCGGCACGGTGCATCGCCGGTCGACCCTGGGCTTCCAGGCAGCCCGCACCCGCATTCCGCAGAGCGAGATGGTGGACGAAGACCGCGCATAACGACGGCCGTCGCCCACCGCGACGGTCAGGCCGGCTCCGCGAGGGTCAGGATCGAGACACCCGGCGGCATCGGCACGCGCCCAACCAGGTGGCGCTCGATGCGGAAGATCGTCTCGAACAGCGCGTTCAGCGGGCGCGGCGGCGGCGTGTCGTCGCTGTCATCCCGGCCGGTGATCCGGCCGACGATGCGCGCGCCCGCCGCAAGCGGGAACAGCAGCGAATTGAAATAACCGAGTTTCTGCGAGCGCAGCCCGGCAGCAGCGATCACCTTTTGCAGGCTGTCCTTTGAATAGCGGCGATGGTGGTGGTTCACCACGTCATGGGCGCTCCACATCCATTGGTGCGCCGGCACGGTGATGAGGATCTTGCCACCCGGCGCCAATCGCTCGCGCATCGCTTGCAGGGCGGCCACGTCGTCTTCGATATGCTCGACCACGTCCAGAACCGCGATCAGATCATAATGTCTCGCGGGAACGCCGGGGAGTGTCGGCAAGGGCGCGGCGCCGACCGGTTTGCCCAGGCGCTTGCCGGCGACATCGCGCGCGGCCGGATCGATCTCGATCGCGTCCACGGTTCCGAACTGGGCCAGCATCGGAAGGTTATGGCCGGTGCCGCAGCCAATTTCGAGGATGCGCGCATGCTGCGGCAGTGCGGCCTCCCGCGTCAGAAAATCGGCCAGGATGTCGCGCCGGGCGCGATACCACCAATGGGTGGAATCATGCTCGGCCATGCGATCGTACACGCGGCGGTCCATATCAGGCGAATACCCACAAACGATTGAGTGCAAAGGTGACAAGCGGCGTGACGAAAACGATCGGGATAAGTGGCCACCACCATGGGCCGGCAAACATCGCGTCATCGGTGAGCAGCCACACCCAGAAGGTGTTCACACCATAGCTGACCAGCGACACGGCGAAGAACTTCGGCATGGAGCTTGTTGCCGCCGTGCCATGGCCGCGAAAGCTCCATCTGCTGTGGAGCACATAGCCGGCGATCATCGCCACCAGGTAGCCGCAGACATTTGCCACCTGTTCGGAGGTGAGGCGAAACGCGGCAAGCGGCGAATAGACCGCGGCATAGCAAACCGTCGCCAGCCCGCCCGCTATTCCGAAGCGAACCAGCTGCCAGAAGGTCTCCTGCATCCTCGATGCATGTCTTTCCCGGATTGCGTCCACGCCTTGCCCTTTGTGCCACCTCGGCTAGAGGCGAGCGCCACGAACAGCCCGCTCGGGCTGAGCCTGTCAAAGCCCTGCCCTTTTCCGCGGCCGAAGAGAAGTGGTGCCTTTCGACTAGCCTGAGCGAGCAATTCAATGTGGCGGGCGTCTAGTGCCCCGGCGCCGGCGAGGGAAGCCCCGTGAACATCCGACTGACGACGCTTGCCAACGAGCTGGACCGGCACTGGATCAAGCTAACCACCATCGCCTGGCTTGTGATCGCGATCTTCTACGTCTGGAAGCGCTGGGCGGCGATCCACTGGCTGTCGCTGGGCGATACCGACGACAATATGCGCCTGATGCAGGTGCGTGCCCTGCTCGATGGGCAGGGCTGGTATGATCTGCGCAACTACCGGCTCAATCCGCCGGCGGGCTTCAACATCCACTGGTCGCGGATCGTCGATCTTCCCATCGCGGCGCTGATCTTGCTGCTGCGGCCGTTCGTGGGCGTGGCGGAAGCGGAAAGGCTTGCCTGTGGCATCGCGCCGCTCCTTCCGCTGGGTGCGGTGCTGGTGGCGCTGGGTGCCACGGTCCGGCGGCTGGTCACGCCGTTGGCCTGGCCGCTGGCGATTGTCTTCATGATGAGCTCGACCGTCGCGCTGTCGATGTTCATGCCCGACCGGATCGATCATCATGGCTGGCAGCTCGCCATGTTGAGCTTGACGGTGGCGGGGCTGTGCGACCCCAAGGGCGCGCGTGGCGGCGCAATCGTCGGGAGCGCCAGCGCGGTATCGCTGGCGATCGGGCTGGAAATGCTGCCTTATTGCGCCATGGCCGGCGCCATCATCGCCCTGCGCTGGGTGGGGGAAGCGGCAGAGCGGCCGCGCCTGATGAGCTACGCGCTCGCACTGGGGGGCGGATGTGCCGCGGGCTATTTGATCTTCGCCTCGGAGGCGAACCGCGTGATGCGGTGCGATGCGCTGACGCCGATCTGGCTCAGCGTCTTTGTCGCGGCGGGTGCGGGGCTGGCGCTGCTGGCGCTGCTATCGCCCGCGGATCGGCGGATCCGATTGTTGCTGGCGGTGATCATCGGCGGGGCGATCGCGGGCGCATTCGCGGCGATGTTCCCGCAATGCCTCGCCCGCCCGGAGCAGGTTTCGGACGAGCTTTACACCAGTTGGCTCAGCAACGTGCGTGAGGCCAAGCCGATCTACCGCCATCCGTTCCGCACCGCCTTTCCGCTGGCCGCGCTACCGCTGATGGGACTAATCGGTGCCGGCGTCGCGACGTGGCGGGCGCGGCGGAGCGCCGGCTTCGTTGGCTGGGCCTGCGTCAGCCTGTTCGCGCTGTTCTCCGTCGCCATGCTGCTGTGGCAGGTGCGGGCCGGCGCCGCGGCGCAGATCATGGCGATCCCGGGTGTCACCGCGCTCGCCTTTATCATGCTGCCATGGCTGATGGCGCAGCGGTCCGTGGCCGTGCGGCTGTTTGCCGGGATCGCCGTGTTCACGCTGATTTCCGGTTCTTTTTCAACGATCATGCTGCGGACGCTGCCGATCGACCGGCCCAAGCCCTATGTTCAGCGGGTCAACCGGGCGACCGGGCGATGCATGACGATTCCGGCGCTTCAGCCGCTAAACCAAATTCCGCGGGCGACGATCTTTACCTTCGTGGATCTGGGGCCACGGCTTATCACGCTGACGCACCACAATGCCATCGCAGGGCCGTACCACCGGAATGGCGAAGCGATCCTGGACGTGCAGCACGCGTTCAAGGGAACACCGGAAAAAGCGCGCGAAATCATGAAGAAGCACGGCGCGACGCTGATGCTGGTGTGCCCGAACATGGCCGAATCGACCGTCTATCGGGACCGCGCGCCGGGCGGCTTCTACGACCGGCTGGCGCATGGCGAGCGGTTCGACTGGCTGACGCCGGTGCCCCTGCCCAAGGGTTCGCCGGTGCGGCTGTTCCGGATACGGTAACGGGCAAGGTCCGGCCGGCGCACGGCCGCAAACCGGAGCGTTCCGGCCGCTTTCGGCCCGGTTCCGGCCAGTACGCCCGCGATCAGCCCGCGGGCAGGCTGAGCACGAAGCGCGCGCCCTCGCCCGGCGCGCTATCCACCGTCAAATCGCCCCCCATCGCCCGCGCCAGCCGGCGGGCGATGTAGAGCCCCAGCCCACTGCCGCCGGGCTCACCGGGATCGACCCGTTCGAACTTGGCGAAGATCCGCTCCTGATCCTCCAGCGCGATGCCTTTGCCCTGATCGGCGACGATCGCGTACACGCGGTCGCTGTCCCGTTGCAGCCGAAGCCAGACGATCGCGTCGCGCGGCGAATAGCGGACGGCATTGCCGATCAGATTGACCATGATCTGCAAGGTGCGGCGGAATTCGCCATGCGCCGGCATCGCCGTTTCCAGATCGCCGCGATCGATCGTCACCCCGGCGTTGGCCGCGCGTACCGACAGGAGGCCCGCGGCCCGGCGGGTCACGTCCGCAAGGTCGATGCCCTCATTCTCGACGGTGAAATCCTCGCGCTCGATCGCCTCGATATCCGACAGATCGTCGATCAGACCCATGAGGTGCCGGCCCGCGCTGGCGATATCGGCGGCGTAATCGGCATATTGCGGATCAATGTCGCCATCCACGCCAGCGTTGATGCTGTCCGCGTTGGCGACGATCCGGCTCAGCGGGCGGCGCAGGATCGTGTCGAGCCTGTGATTGAACAAGCTGCCGAAGCGTGCCTCGGGCAAGGGCGACAGCTTCGGCTGGCGATAGGTGGCGCCGACGAATCCGCCAAAGCCGCCGGCACGATCCAGCCGGACATGGCCGGACAGCAGCACCGGCAGGCCGCTGCCGTTCAGAATGGCAGGCTGATCGCTGAAGTCGTCCAGCGACCCCATCGCCTCCAGCAGGGGCACTACACCGTCCGCGTTGCTTTCAAGCGCCAACAGCCCGGTCAAAGGCTGCCCGATCACGGTCGCCGGATCGATCCCGGGGCACGCACCCGGATCAACCAGCATGTGCCGCACGCGAAGATGGGCATCCACTTCCCACGTCCAGTCACCGCCGGGTGGGGGCGGAACGGCATCGGCGACGGTGACAGGCTTCCACGCCGGCCGCTCGCGAACGGCCGACAGCGCAAGCGTCACACCGTCGCCCGCCGGAATCGCCTGCGCCCAGCAATCAAGGTCC comes from the Sphingomonas sp. OV641 genome and includes:
- a CDS encoding GtrA family protein; the encoded protein is MQETFWQLVRFGIAGGLATVCYAAVYSPLAAFRLTSEQVANVCGYLVAMIAGYVLHSRWSFRGHGTAATSSMPKFFAVSLVSYGVNTFWVWLLTDDAMFAGPWWWPLIPIVFVTPLVTFALNRLWVFA
- a CDS encoding AcrB/AcrD/AcrF family protein, with the protein product MNIRLTTLANELDRHWIKLTTIAWLVIAIFYVWKRWAAIHWLSLGDTDDNMRLMQVRALLDGQGWYDLRNYRLNPPAGFNIHWSRIVDLPIAALILLLRPFVGVAEAERLACGIAPLLPLGAVLVALGATVRRLVTPLAWPLAIVFMMSSTVALSMFMPDRIDHHGWQLAMLSLTVAGLCDPKGARGGAIVGSASAVSLAIGLEMLPYCAMAGAIIALRWVGEAAERPRLMSYALALGGGCAAGYLIFASEANRVMRCDALTPIWLSVFVAAGAGLALLALLSPADRRIRLLLAVIIGGAIAGAFAAMFPQCLARPEQVSDELYTSWLSNVREAKPIYRHPFRTAFPLAALPLMGLIGAGVATWRARRSAGFVGWACVSLFALFSVAMLLWQVRAGAAAQIMAIPGVTALAFIMLPWLMAQRSVAVRLFAGIAVFTLISGSFSTIMLRTLPIDRPKPYVQRVNRATGRCMTIPALQPLNQIPRATIFTFVDLGPRLITLTHHNAIAGPYHRNGEAILDVQHAFKGTPEKAREIMKKHGATLMLVCPNMAESTVYRDRAPGGFYDRLAHGERFDWLTPVPLPKGSPVRLFRIR
- a CDS encoding glycosyltransferase family 2 protein → MHRPALSIVVPCYNEAATLPLLHERVSAAAVAAVGEDHEIILINDGSRDDSWAIMQQLAAADPKLAAINLSRNHGHQLALTAGLDLCSGEQILIIDADLQDPPELVAEMRHTMEREGADVVYAVRRKRAGETLFKKATAAAFYRVLDRLTDTPIPLDTGDFRLMTRRALDALLALPEQARFIRGMVAWIGFRQVPFPYDRAERHAGETNYPLSRMLRLAFDAVTGFSTAPLRFASHASVALAGASLLLLVYILWGYFTGSPVQGWTSTMLVVTVLSAVQMFVLGMIGEYIGRLYIESKRRPLYLVADIAGTVHRRSTLGFQAARTRIPQSEMVDEDRA
- a CDS encoding bifunctional 2-polyprenyl-6-hydroxyphenol methylase/3-demethylubiquinol 3-O-methyltransferase UbiG, yielding MDRRVYDRMAEHDSTHWWYRARRDILADFLTREAALPQHARILEIGCGTGHNLPMLAQFGTVDAIEIDPAARDVAGKRLGKPVGAAPLPTLPGVPARHYDLIAVLDVVEHIEDDVAALQAMRERLAPGGKILITVPAHQWMWSAHDVVNHHHRRYSKDSLQKVIAAAGLRSQKLGYFNSLLFPLAAGARIVGRITGRDDSDDTPPPRPLNALFETIFRIERHLVGRVPMPPGVSILTLAEPA
- a CDS encoding cell wall metabolism sensor histidine kinase WalK, which codes for MIDGPALTARLDEGDRLVEADPRFAAMNERAGGALGQRLAAPPLAALARLARRLAIPISRAVTIADADQDLDCWAQAIPAGDGVTLALSAVRERPAWKPVTVADAVPPPPGGDWTWEVDAHLRVRHMLVDPGACPGIDPATVIGQPLTGLLALESNADGVVPLLEAMGSLDDFSDQPAILNGSGLPVLLSGHVRLDRAGGFGGFVGATYRQPKLSPLPEARFGSLFNHRLDTILRRPLSRIVANADSINAGVDGDIDPQYADYAADIASAGRHLMGLIDDLSDIEAIEREDFTVENEGIDLADVTRRAAGLLSVRAANAGVTIDRGDLETAMPAHGEFRRTLQIMVNLIGNAVRYSPRDAIVWLRLQRDSDRVYAIVADQGKGIALEDQERIFAKFERVDPGEPGGSGLGLYIARRLARAMGGDLTVDSAPGEGARFVLSLPAG